From a single Pseudopipra pipra isolate bDixPip1 chromosome 15, bDixPip1.hap1, whole genome shotgun sequence genomic region:
- the POU4F3 gene encoding POU domain, class 4, transcription factor 3 yields the protein MMSMDAKQPFAVPAALQEPKFPSLHAGADAMRRVCLPAPQLQGNIFGSFDESLLARAEALAAADIAPHAKGHHLHAPFKPDAAFHAMSGVPCAAAALPHPAALAAHPHPLPHPALDGGDLLEHLSPSLAVAGLAEPPALPAPLPPPPLPAAGPLPVPVGAPGGPAPAADPRELEAFAERFKQRRVRLGVTQADVGAALAALKLPGVGSLSQSTICRFESLTLSHNNMTALRPVLQAWLEGAEAARRARPAGPDPPPGAERKRRRTSIAAPERRSLEAYFALQPRPSAEKIAAIAEKLDLKKNVVRVWFCNQRQKQKRMKYSAVH from the exons ATGATGTCCATGGACGCCAAGCAGCCCTTCGCCGTGCCCGCCGCCCTCCAGGAGCCCAAGTTCCCCAGCCTGCACGCCGGCGCCGACGCGATGCGCAGAGTTTGCCTCCCGGCCCCGCAG CTGCAGGGCAATATATTCGGGAGCTTCGATGAGAGCCTGCTGGCCCGCGCCGAGGCGCTGGCGGCCGCGGACATCGCCCCCCACGCCAAGGGCCACCACCTCCACGCCCCGTTCAAGCCGGACGCCGCCTTCCACGCCATGAGCGGCGTCCCctgcgccgccgccgccctcccGCACCCCGCCGCGCTCGCCGCCCATCCGCACCCGCTCCCGCACCCGGCGCTGGACGGCGGCGACCTGCTGGAGCACCTCTCGCCCTCGCTGGCCGTGGCGGGGCTGGCCGagcccccggcgctgcccgccccgctgccgccgccgccgctgcccgccgcGGGACCCCTGCCCGTGCCCGTGGGCGCCCCGGggggccccgcgcccgccgcggaCCCGCGGGAGCTGGAGGCGTTCGCCGAGCGGTTCAAGCAGCGGCGGGTGCGGCTGGGGGTGACCCAGGCCGACGTGGGGGCGGCGCTGGCGGCGCTGAAGCTGCCGGGCGTGGGCTCGCTCAGCCAGAGCACGATCTGCCGCTTCGAGTCGCTGACGCTGTCGCACAACAACATGACGGCCCTGCGGCCGGTGCTCCAGGCCTGGCTGGAGGGCGCCGAGGCCGCCCGGcgtgcccgccccgccggccccgacCCCCCGCCCGGCGCCGAGCGCAAGCGCCGGCGGACCTCGATCGCTGCGCCCGAGCGGCGCTCGCTGGAGGCGTATTTCGCGCTGCAGCCCCGACCCTCGGCCGAGAAGATCGCGGCCATCGCCGAGAAGCTGGACCTCAAGAAGAACGTGGTGCGCGTCTGGTTCTGCAACCAGCGCCAGAAGCAGAAGCGCATGAAGTATTCGGCGGTGCACTGA